From Pirellulales bacterium, a single genomic window includes:
- a CDS encoding 2-isopropylmalate synthase — translation MTAPRRITIFDTTLRDGEQSPGASMNNTEKLEVAQALVDLGVDVIEAGFPIASVGDFEAVRQIAQSIRGATICGLARCNPQDIDRAWEALRHAERSRIHVFLATSAIHREFKLRMDKDEIVARAVEGVRRAAGYTDDVEFSPEDAARTELEFLCQVVEAAIGAGATTVNIPDTVGYATPAHMHRYIATLKNKVPNIDRAVISIHCHNDLGLAVANSLAAVEAGAGQIECTINGIGERAGNCALEEVVMALRTRHDVYGCTTQIHTPRLVPTSRLVANITGIQVQRNKAIVGRNAFAHEAGIHQDGMLKERSTYEIMRPEDVGFAKTDLVLGKHSGRAALADRAKSLGYRLDDSQLNALFEQFKALADKKKEIYDGDIAALIEQEFRDAVETYTLVSHAIDAATGQTPRARLVVRRGDQELKAEVQAGDGPVDAIFLAIEQVTGMQVVCKDFQVHSVSMGKDAQGEVTVEVEYQGRVVRGRGISTDSIEASAKAFLSAINRLLSGAGERPSDPSAAQASAAV, via the coding sequence ATGACTGCCCCGCGTCGCATTACGATTTTCGACACGACCTTGCGCGACGGCGAACAATCGCCCGGCGCCAGCATGAACAACACCGAAAAGCTCGAGGTCGCCCAGGCCCTGGTCGACCTGGGCGTCGACGTCATCGAGGCCGGCTTTCCGATCGCCTCGGTCGGCGATTTCGAGGCCGTGCGGCAAATCGCCCAATCGATCCGCGGGGCGACCATCTGCGGCCTCGCCCGGTGCAACCCGCAAGACATCGATCGCGCCTGGGAGGCGCTGCGGCATGCCGAGCGATCGCGGATTCACGTGTTCCTGGCCACGAGCGCCATCCACCGCGAATTCAAGCTGCGGATGGACAAGGACGAGATCGTGGCCCGGGCCGTCGAGGGCGTTCGCCGTGCAGCTGGCTACACCGACGACGTCGAGTTCTCGCCCGAGGACGCCGCCCGGACCGAGCTCGAGTTTCTCTGCCAGGTGGTCGAAGCGGCAATCGGTGCCGGCGCCACGACCGTGAACATTCCCGACACGGTCGGCTATGCCACGCCGGCGCACATGCACCGCTACATCGCCACGCTCAAGAACAAGGTGCCGAACATCGATCGGGCCGTGATCAGCATCCATTGCCACAACGACCTGGGCCTGGCCGTGGCCAACAGCCTGGCCGCGGTCGAAGCCGGGGCAGGGCAGATCGAGTGCACCATCAACGGCATCGGCGAGCGGGCCGGCAACTGCGCGCTCGAAGAGGTGGTGATGGCCCTGCGCACCCGGCACGACGTCTACGGCTGTACGACCCAGATCCACACGCCGCGGCTGGTGCCCACCAGCCGGCTCGTGGCCAACATCACCGGCATTCAGGTCCAGCGCAACAAGGCGATCGTCGGGCGCAACGCGTTCGCCCACGAGGCCGGCATCCACCAGGACGGCATGCTCAAAGAGCGGTCGACCTACGAAATCATGCGGCCCGAGGACGTCGGTTTCGCCAAGACCGACCTGGTGTTGGGCAAGCACAGCGGTCGGGCGGCGCTGGCCGATCGCGCCAAGTCGCTCGGGTACCGGCTCGACGACTCGCAACTCAACGCCCTGTTCGAGCAGTTCAAGGCGCTGGCCGACAAGAAGAAGGAAATCTACGACGGCGACATCGCCGCCTTGATCGAGCAGGAATTCCGCGACGCGGTCGAGACCTACACGCTCGTCAGCCACGCGATCGACGCGGCCACGGGCCAAACGCCCCGGGCCCGGCTGGTGGTACGCCGCGGCGACCAGGAGCTCAAGGCCGAGGTCCAGGCCGGCGACGGGCCGGTCGATGCGATCTTTCTGGCGATCGAGCAGGTCACGGGCATGCAGGTCGTCTGCAAGGATTTTCAGGTCCACAGCGTGTCGATGGGCAAGGACGCGCAGGGCGAGGTCACCGTCGAGGTCGAGTACCAGGGACGCGTCGTCCGCGGCCGCGGGATCTCGACCGACAGCATCGAGGCCAGTGCCAAGGCGTTCTTGAGTGCGATCAACCGGCTGCTGTCCGGTGCCGGCGAACGACCTTCGGACCCGAGCGCGGCGCAGGCCTCGGCGGCCGTTTAG